The Acutalibacter muris genomic sequence GCTGGCTGCTGCCGGAGATTTTGACACGCTGGCCACGCTCTTCGGAGAGACGGCCTTCGTCTTCTCCGAGCTGATCCGGACGGCTTTCATCCCTTCGGACGGCTGCCGCTTCGTTGTGAGCGACTTCGCGGCCATCGAGGCCCGCGTCCTGGCGTGGATCGCTGGCGAGGAATGGACCCTGGAGGCCTTCCGGCAGGGCAAGGACATCTACTGCGAGACCGCGTCTATGATGTACCGCGTCCCGGTCGAGAAGCACGGACAGAACAGCCACCTCCGTCAGAAGGGCAAGGTCGCCGTGCTGGCCTGCGGCTACCAGGGAGGCGTCGGCGCCATGAAACGCATGGACAAAGGCGGCAGCATCCCGGAGGACGAGCTTCAGAGCGTCGTGGATCAATGGCGCGAAGCCAATCCCAAAGTCGTGAAGCTCTGGAGGACCTGCGAGCTGGCAGCAAAGACGGCGATCCAGGAGCACCGGACCGTCCGCCTGGCCCACGGCATCGCCTTCAGCTACATCAACCGGAACCTCTTCATCCAGCTGCCAAGCGGCCGGAAGCTCTGTTACTGGGACACCAGGCTGAAGCAGGACGACTACACCGGCCGGCTCTCCATCACCTACATGGGCGTGAACCAGGAGACAAAGCAGTGGGGAGAGACCGAAACCTATGGCGGGAAGCTGGTCGAGAACATCGTCCAGGCAACCGCGAGGGACTGCCTGGCCGTGGCCATGACCAGGGTCAGCGCCCTGGGCTACAAGATCGTGATGCACGTCCACGACGAGATGATCGTCGACGTGCCGAACACAGACACCGAGGCCCCCGGCAGGATCAATGCCATCATGGCCCAGCCGATTGACTGGGCCGAGGGGCTTCCACTAAAGGGCGACACCTATGAGACGCCCTTCTACAAGAAAGATTAAGGAGGACACACAAATGCCTATCTACAAGAGCAATCAACCGATCGAAGTCATCAGAAAGGCCAGCACGAAGGGCCTGGAGATCATGGTCGGGGACCAGATCCATGTCAGCAAGTACACCGCAACCTGCCAAAAAATCACCCAGGCGGGCGCCCTCTTCCTTCTGGACCAGTATCTCGACCAGGCCTACCCGATGAACGCGGAAGACAGCAACCGGGGCGGCTACGAGGCCAGCGACCTCAGGAAGACGCTCCAGAGCGAGGAGGTGCTGAAGATCTTCGCGGAATATCGCGACCGGATGCAGCCCTTCGACAACGGCGACCTGCTGCGGATCCCCTTCTTCGGTGAGATCTTCGGGAAAGAGGACGCCAACTACTTCGAGCCGGACGGCTGCGAGCAGTGGCCGCTCATGAAGGACCGGAAAAACCGGATCGCCTTCCGAGACAACTCCTGGGAATGGGGCTGGCTCCAGAACAAGAGGAAAGGGTCGGCGACGGGCTTCTGCAGCGTCCTCGACGGTGGCAGTGCCTACTACTGGTTCGCCTCGAACTCCGTCGGCGTCCGCCCGGCTTTCCTTATCGTTTGATCATACAATCCCGGGGCCCCCGCGGCCCCGGACATCTGGCAATAAACCAGCAAAGAGGAACCGATGGATCAGAAAATTATCAATATCACTTTCCACCAAGGAATGGGGCACATGACCGTCATGCTGGACGCGTTCTTCCCGACCGATGCAGCCCGACTCCGGAAACTGCTCAGCATCATCGACGAGGACTACGAGCACCGGGACGAGCTTCGGGCCGTCGTCGTCCAGCACTGCGGTCAACGCGCCCAGGCCCTCATGGACGGCCGGAGCGATCTGGCCAACCAGGCCATAAACTACCACACAAAGGCAACGGAGCTGCAGCCTGAGATCGACAAGATGGCCCGGCAGGTTGACACTCTCCAGCGGTATGTAAAGACCTACTGCAAGCGGGGCGGCCAGGGCTACCGCCAGCAGCTCAAAGAGCTGAAGGCTCAGCTGAAAGAGATCAAGGAACAGCAGCGGCACGCGCTCACTCTCTACCGCGACTATCAGAGGCGGTTCGTCGGCGCCGAGAAAGAGGCCGAGAAGCTGAAGAAGAACGTGGAGGTCGCAAAGCATGAACGATAAAGACAACACGGCCCGGATCATGAACCTGGCCGACTACAACATCGGAATAAAGCACAACGGCGAGCTCCTGATCTCCCTCGGCAAGAGCCGCTTCGAGACGGCATGGAAGAACAAGCGGATCCTCTGGTCCTCCCTTCTGGCCCGGCTCTCGAAGTCCGTGGAGACACCGGAGACCCACGCCGAATACATGAAAATGTCAAAGGAGCAGCAGGACCGGATCAAGGACATCGGCGGCTTCGTCGGCGGGCATCTGGAAAACGGCCGGAGAAAGACCGGCAGCGTCCTGGCCCGCCAGATCCTCACCCTCGACCTGGACTTCCCTCCTGCTGACTTCTGGGACACGCTCATGAACAACCTGGAGATCAACAGCGCCCTGGCAGTCTACTCGACGCACAAGCACTCAGCAGGGACACCACGCTTCCGGCTGATCATGCCTCTGGATCGGGAAGTCACGCCGGACGAATACGAGGCCATCGCCAGGAAGATCGCCGAGAAGGTCGGCATCGACCTCTTTGACGACTCCACCTTCCAGCCGACGCGCCTCATGTACTGGCCAAGCAACAGCACCGGCGTCGAGCCCTTCTTCAACTACTACGACGCGCCGTTTTTATCGGCCGACGCTGTCCTGGCAGAATACCCGGACTGGACTGACACGAGCTACTGGCCGGAGTCCTCCAGGATGACCGGGATCCGGAAGCGCCAGGCAGACAAGCAGGGGGATCCTCTGGAGAAGAAGGGCATCGTCGGCGCGTTCTGCCGGACATACAACATCACCGAGGCGATCGCCAAGTTCCTGCCGGACATCTACACCCAGACGGCGAAGCCCGACCGCTACACCTACGCGGCGGGCTCCACGGCTGCGGGCCTCGTCGTCTATGATGGTGAGCTCTTCGCCTACTCAAACCACAGCACGGATCCGGCAGGCGGGCAGCTCTGCAACGCCTTCGACCTCGTCCGGATCCACAAGTTCGGCGACCTGGATGACGGCAAGGAGGACAAGAGCGGCGCGGAACGGCCGAGCTACAAGGCGATGGCCACCCTCGCCTCTGAGGATCCCGCCACCATCCGCACGATCGACAAAGACCACAAAGACAGTGCCGTCCTCGACTTCGAGAACGAGCTGCCGGATGATGACACGGACGAAACATGGAAGACCAGCCTCCTCCGGAACGAGAACGGCGACATCCGGACAGTGATCACCAACGCCGTGCTGATACTCCAGAACGACCCGGCTCTCCAGGGCATCCGCTTCAATGAGCTGTCTGGGGCGATCGAGGTCAAGGGCAGGCTTCCATGGAGCCGCCCGAGTAAATACTGGCGCGATGCTGACGACGCCCAGCTCTACATCTGGGTGGCCGACAAGTACAAGGTCCAGTTCCCCGAGAACAAGTTCACAAAAGCGCTCACCCAGGTCGCGGACAGCCGCCGCTTCAATCCGCTGCGGGACTACATCAGGGGACTGCCTGACTGGGACGGCGTCCCCAGAGTCGACACGCTGCTGGTGGACTATCTGGGTGCAGAGGACTCACCCTACACCCGGGCCGTCACCAGGAAGACCCTGATCGGGGCCATCCAGCGCGTGCTGGAGCCCGGCTGCAAGTTCGACACGGTCCTGGTCCTGGACGGGAAGCCTGGCATCGGCAAGAGCACCCTGCTCCGGAAGCTGGGCGGGGTGTGGTTTAGTGACTCCCTCAGCCTGGCCGACACCCGGGACAAGACTGCCGCCGAGAAGCTCCAGGGCGTCTGGATCATGGAGATCGGCGAGATGCAAGGCACCCGGAAGGCCGACGTCGACGTGATGAAGGGCTTCCTTAGCCGCCAGGTGGATGAATACCGGGCGGCCTACGGCCGGGTGGTGGAGCGCCACCCGAGGACCGCGATCATCTGCGGCACCACCAACAGCACCACCGGTTTCCTCCGGGACACCACCGGCAACCGGCGCTTCTGGCCCGTGACCGTGAACGGCGGCAGCCGTCTGAGCGTCTGGGACATGACCGAGGAGACCCGCGCCCAGATCTGGGCCGAGGCGATGGCCTACACGGCGGAGGGCGAGGACAGCTTCCTGGACGCTGAAATGGAAAAAGAGGCGGCGAAAGCCCAGCAGGCAGCGCTCATGTACGACGAACGCGAGGGCCAAGTGATCGACTACCTGGAGACGCTGCTGCCGGATGACTGGTACAGCTGGGAGCTGGACAAGCGTCTGGACTATTTTCGCCAGAGGGATGTCCTGGCGCCTGAACAGCAGAAAGGGACCATGCAGCGGGCGAGAGTCTGCGCTCTGGAAGTCTTCTGTGAGTGCTTCGGACGGCCTAAGCAGCAATGGACCCGGAGGGACGGCGACGAGATCGTCAGCATAATGGCAAGGATCCCGGGCTGGGAAAGAACTGGCGCGACTGCAAGGATCAACGAATACGGCAAGCAAAGAGTTTTTACAAGGTGCAAGCGGTAACGATAGCGCCCTGAGCGGTAACGAGATCAAAATCATCGTTACCGGGTAAAGCACCCAAACGGTAACGACCGGAACGACAAAAACGGCGATTGTTACCAGCGCCGTTACCAGCAAAAAGCCAGTAAACACAAGGTTTTCATGGTAAGTGGTAACGAGGTAACGACTAAAACCTTATGAGTTTTTATATTTACGGTAAACACCGCATAAAACCCGCGAAAAGCGCCCCCGCGTATAGGCGTATATAGAAAAGTTTCGGGCTCTTGTTACCAGAGCACCAAAGGAGGAAAAACATGGAAAGAGAACGCGACATTGAAAAATATCTGAAGGCCCAAGTCGAGGAAATGGGCGGTTTATTTATGAAGTTCGTGAGCCCCGGCAACGATGGAGTGCCTGACCGGATCGCTATCATGCCAGGGGGCCACGTCTGGTTTGTGGAGCTGAAGACCAGCAAGGGACGGACGACGGCCATCCAGGAGTGGCAAATTGAGCAGCTCAAAAAGAGAGACGTCCCGGCCATAGTGGTCAAAGGTATGATAGGCGCCAGGGTCTTCATCGAAACTCTGAGAGACGAGCAGGACGGTCTGCTATA encodes the following:
- a CDS encoding PDDEXK family nuclease produces the protein MERERDIEKYLKAQVEEMGGLFMKFVSPGNDGVPDRIAIMPGGHVWFVELKTSKGRTTAIQEWQIEQLKKRDVPAIVVKGMIGARVFIETLRDEQDGLL
- a CDS encoding virulence-associated E family protein, with product MNDKDNTARIMNLADYNIGIKHNGELLISLGKSRFETAWKNKRILWSSLLARLSKSVETPETHAEYMKMSKEQQDRIKDIGGFVGGHLENGRRKTGSVLARQILTLDLDFPPADFWDTLMNNLEINSALAVYSTHKHSAGTPRFRLIMPLDREVTPDEYEAIARKIAEKVGIDLFDDSTFQPTRLMYWPSNSTGVEPFFNYYDAPFLSADAVLAEYPDWTDTSYWPESSRMTGIRKRQADKQGDPLEKKGIVGAFCRTYNITEAIAKFLPDIYTQTAKPDRYTYAAGSTAAGLVVYDGELFAYSNHSTDPAGGQLCNAFDLVRIHKFGDLDDGKEDKSGAERPSYKAMATLASEDPATIRTIDKDHKDSAVLDFENELPDDDTDETWKTSLLRNENGDIRTVITNAVLILQNDPALQGIRFNELSGAIEVKGRLPWSRPSKYWRDADDAQLYIWVADKYKVQFPENKFTKALTQVADSRRFNPLRDYIRGLPDWDGVPRVDTLLVDYLGAEDSPYTRAVTRKTLIGAIQRVLEPGCKFDTVLVLDGKPGIGKSTLLRKLGGVWFSDSLSLADTRDKTAAEKLQGVWIMEIGEMQGTRKADVDVMKGFLSRQVDEYRAAYGRVVERHPRTAIICGTTNSTTGFLRDTTGNRRFWPVTVNGGSRLSVWDMTEETRAQIWAEAMAYTAEGEDSFLDAEMEKEAAKAQQAALMYDEREGQVIDYLETLLPDDWYSWELDKRLDYFRQRDVLAPEQQKGTMQRARVCALEVFCECFGRPKQQWTRRDGDEIVSIMARIPGWERTGATARINEYGKQRVFTRCKR